In one Lycium barbarum isolate Lr01 chromosome 7, ASM1917538v2, whole genome shotgun sequence genomic region, the following are encoded:
- the LOC132603524 gene encoding B3 domain-containing protein At5g60140-like — translation MEKGFFKVFSPERSSKRLKIPIAYTDYMNGELPMKVSLRDRFGNMWHIGVAKIGKDFYFQYGWDKFIEESTLEYGDFLIFDYDGNGVFDFKLLGHTCCEKEEARGLKEKEEEDEGIEEEEENDREITTCKKKEPHSKGRRVEEKEDDDDEYEEYEEEEEEEIEEEEKDETERAPRSKRIHVEEEDGDEEEEDEEETEEEKEEAEENAMAGVSKKEAPHSKAGCKRATVYKVRDQYGADIFKSRRATQPKNPYFVMKIRQKRKNQVYVPIDVVRDNKLEIPPTMIIRDSKGREFETKLKNWKDGRIWLRGGWRSLCRMNLVEKDDRCICEFVKAKSKKDLYLRVQVLYEGASSQPN, via the exons ATGGAAAAGGGCTTCTTCAAGGTTTTCTCCCCTGAAAGGAGCTCAAAGCGGCTG AAAATCCCCATAGCTTATACAGATTACATGAACGGAGAGTTACCTATGAAGGTTTCTCTTAGGGATCGGTTCGGTAATATGTGGCATATAGGAGTGGCCAAAATAGGAAAAGATTTTTATTTCCAATATGGATGGGATAAATTCATTGAGGAGAGTACATTAGAGTATGGAGACTTTTTGATTTTTGACTACGATGGAAATGGAGTATTTGACTTCAAATTACTTGGACACACTTGTTGTGAAAAGGAAGAAGCTAGAGgtttaaaagaaaaagaagaagaagacgaaggaatcgaggaggaagaagaaaatgACAGAGAAATAACTACATGCAAGAAAAAGGAGCCACATTCAAAAGGTAGACGTGTGGAAGaaaaagaagatgatgatgacgaaTATGAGGAatatgaagaagaagaggaggaagaaattgaagaggaagagAAAGATGAGACTGAAAGAGCCCCACGTTCAAAACGAATACATGTGGAAGAAGAAGATGGTGATGAAGAGGAGGAAGATGAGGAGGAAACCGAGGAGGAGAAGGAAGAGGCAGAAGAGAATGCAATGGCTGGCGTATCCAAGAAAGAGGCGCCACATTCAAAAG CTGGATGCAAAAGAGCCACTGTTTACAAGGTGAGGGACCAATATGGTGCAGATATATTCAAAAGTAGACGCGCAACTCAGCCAAAAAATCCTTACTTTGTAATGAAAATACGACAAAAAAGGAAAAACCAAGTG TATGTTCCTATTGATGTGGTGAGAGACAACAAACTTGAAATCCCTCCAACAATGATCATCCGCGACTCTAAGGGCAGAGAATTTGAGACAAAACTCAAAAATTGGAAGGACGGTAGAATATGGCTACGTGGAGGATGGCGCAGTTTATGCAGAATGAACCTTGTGGAGAAAGATGACAGGTGCATTTGCGAATTTGTGAAAGCAAAAAGCAAAAAAGACCTTTACTTGCGAGTTCAAGTTCTCTATGAAGGAGCAAGTTCCCAACCCAACTAG